The genomic interval GCGGGTTGTGGGGGCCGTAGGTGGGCGGCTGGGTCATAAAAAATCACGAAAGCTCAAGCGACTGCCCTCAATTATAGTCGCTGCCTAAAATGCCGCCAAATCAGGCTCTTTGACGGATGAAATGGGTGGGGAGGTAGGGTAACGGGGGCGATTGTCCTGGCGGAAGGGACAGGAGCGATCGCAGAGATTCTTCACTTTGGATAAGTGGCTCAAAGCACTGCCCCAACCCAGGACTAAAGCGAGATAACGTCAAAGTTGTGCGGCGGCAGACAAGCTTGAACTCTTACCGATAGCCTCTGTACCGTCCGCACCAACGCAGTGTGTACGCCCAGCATGGGCGTGAACTCATGGGGTGAAAGTCCCCTGTCGGAGAACCAACGTCCAAATGATCGAAAAGATCCGAGTGACGCTAACGACTAGCTTAAGGCAAGGGCGTTTCCGCGAGGAAGGGTCTGAAGGAAGCCAGCGGCAAAGCTGCGAACTGACGAACAGAAACATCATAGAAGGCTGAGATTCCTGTGGCGAGTTGGCACAACACAACAAAGCCTTTTGGTTCAAGGAACACAGTAAATGATGCAGTGGTGCAGCGACAGTTCACGCTCTTATCTGGGGAGATCTGCTCAAGAGGCGGTCTGAGTGTCTAAGGGAGTCTGATTGAGGTCTAGCTGGAAACGGTTAGGGAGCCACAGAACCCTACGGAAATTGAGGCAGCGCGTCTGGTGGTAACGCTGGGGGTGATTGAGCAGAAGTCGTGCCGTAGCCATAGTAGCCAAACGCTCATTGTAATGGGTGAGACAGGGTGAAGGGCTGAACTTCAGAGAGCAGGGAGGAGCCGTAAAGCTCGACGTGGCGATGAACCCGGATGGGGGAGCTAAATTGTCGGCGCTTAATTGCGTAACCAGCCCTAGACACCAATTCCTTGGTATTGGATCGTCTAAACCTTTCTGAGGACGCGCCCCGTGCGGAGCCGCACGCGGGGTGCCGTGGGGACGGGGAGGGAAAACCTCCCTGTTACCCGATTAGCTGGCTGGCAACAACACTACTTAGGCTTTGCATGGATCATCTGCTGGAGGATGCAATCCAGTTTTTATCCAAAACCGTCTTGTTTCTCGAATAGAATCGTTTTCTGGATAACGGGTATCATTCAAATCAAGCCGAAGGCAAGTTGCACGACCAATGGGCGTAGTTCCTTCTATAACAACGCCTTGATTTAGCCAAACAAAATGCTCTTCCCACTTTTGTTTACGAGGATTGAAAATAGGAACAATCTCCTGAGTATCTGGATCAATGCCAGCTACAAAGTTGTATCGCCTCTCATTGCAACGACGACAAGCAAGTGCGAGATTATCAAGTTCATCAGAACCACCCAAAGATTTTGGAATGACATGATCAACAGTAAATCGATTGGCACTCAGCCGCTCCAGTGAATGACAATACTCGCAGACATATTTGGCACGCTCTCGAATAGCTTGCTTGAGTTCATCACTGATTGGCATCTTGAGCAGCAAGCATCGCGTTGATATGGGTAAAAATGCGATCTAACTCTCCGATCGCATCGAGTTCAGAAATTTCATCAGGCGTGATCTGATCAGCTTTTTTCTGTTCCAAAAGGTTCTCCATTCGCAGTTGAAGCGGCTCACTGAATTTGAATAAATTCCAGTTACCAACTTTTTCGAGTCGGATTTCATGAATTAAAGAAGACGGTTTGTTAAGAGTTGTAACCATTTAGCCTCCATTGCATTATATTTTGGCGAACCAATCTGTATCGACTTCCACTGACTCAATTACCGAGATCTTGACACCAAGCCCCAACTCTTTCAAGCGTTGAACTAATTGCTCACCATCGATCAGATCAATCGGTGGTGCCCCATCTCGTGTTGCCTCTTTAATCGCATCTCTGGTAAATGTGCCAGTCGTGATAAATAATCCCTTGTCAGTGCGCCCTTGCATGGCTCCACGAAAATCTCGAATTTGACCCGCCGTGACTGAACCTTGATAACGCTTACATTGAAAAAGCACATGAAAGCTTAGGAAACCATTAATCCGGGCAATGCCAACTCCGTCAATTCCACCGTCACCAGATTTCCCTGTAACTTGAACTTGGATAAACCCAGACTCACGCAGTAGACGTTGAGCTAAACGCTCAAACGCAGATGGTTCAAGTGTTAATAACATTTTGTGCAACTGTTGATGCCATGCTAACTCTTCAAGGGCTTCGATGGATTCAACCGTTTCAGTGGTTGGATCTGAAGGAACAGCCTTGCTTTTCTCTGTATCTCGAACAGCTTTAACAATTTCTTTGGCATCTAGGTCATCAGGATTAAGCGAGGTTGATACTAATGACCATACGCCGCGTGCTGAATTCTGTAAAAGCCCGTATTTCTTCAAATAGGTACGGCTCCAGGCAAGACGGTATTCCACTTCACTTTGGGAGGTACTGCCATGTGGAATTTCAAGCACCTTATCTGGCAAATTAAGAATTTGTACTACTTTGTCATAGATTTCCTCAGTTGTCCCAGACCCACCCAGAATTTGCAGAGCCTGAATTGTGGGTATGAACATTGAATCAAATGTTGGGACTGAGGAGGCAGATCGCTTCATACAAAGGAGCCGATTTACAAAAATGCTGCTTTGTCAAATATAAATCGCTACTCAAAATATGTAACTGGTTTGCGATCGCTCAACATAGACATCCCATCGATCATCTGGATGTATACCCCAACCCAGAAACGAAGCCAGCTAACGTTGCCCATCACCCGCCGCAGAAGAGTTTAAATGTTCACAGATAACCTTTCGACGGTCGGGTGCATGGGCGTTGTTATACGGCTTTGGCTACGCTGACTCTAAATGAGAAACCGGAATTTGTTCGGTTCTTTCAGGAGTTTTTGCGCCAGTTGCAACGGCATGAACTGCATGAAGAATCTCAGCTGAGTAGTATCGATTGCCACAGGTATCGCAAACACCGATCGTCACATCTTCGAGAATGACAAATCCATCTCTATGTTTGAATGCCTCACGTTTAACGGTTCGAGGTTGAACAGTACCTTCGCAATACTCACATTTGTATCCGTACATACGATTAGCCCTCAAGTTCAGTAACTTCATAAACCGTGATGATGAGATAACGTCCGGTACTAGCGAAACGTCCAACCACTCCAACGGGTGTTTGTTGATCCAATGCAGTCCCCACTACTACATATTTTGTGCCTCTGGGGTCATCTTTCTCAACCCGAATGACCTGACCGCTCAGAACTGCTTCCTCTACATCTACGATAGTCAGAAGATCTTCAGCCATTTCTTCCATCGCATGAGCAGTCATATCATACTGACGGAGACGAATTTTCTCTTTGATGCGATCAATATCACTACGTGACACTTGTGCTTGCTCAGGTCATATCCCAACAATCATAGCAATTTGGTTGGGTTTCTCTAGATTCATAGGAAATAACACTCATCCCATCCTGTGAATTAACTTAGTGTGAAAAGAAGAGTTAACCACAACACCACAACTACCGTAGGAACAACGTAAGCCAGGAGGGCAAGATTACCGATTGGCCACTTTCCTCTTTTGCGTTCCTCAACAATGGCTCGATAATCGTCCATTTCCTTCAGAGAACGGGCTGTCAGGCAATCGAGCATCCATTTTTGTCTCGCCTGAACGTATCCCCAGATAAAAGTCAGAATAATAGCCAAAACAATAAGAGTTCTGATAATAGGGAGACTTGGGGTGGACTTTTGATATAACACCCCAACAATACCCATAATCACAGATTCAAAAATGAGGAAAAAGTTTAAACGATCATTGAACATAGTGTCCTCATGCAAAACATGCTCAAACAAGCTGTAGGACTGTTTGCTGCTATATTCATCAGACATTACCAATAACCTCAAGACGCTGTACCAATATTAACTTCAAAGCATCTCAACCTCTTGTCACCAAAAAATGATCCTCAAGAACTTACTTCCTTCCTTACCGATAAGTGGAGCAGTATAATCGGGTAACGGGGAGGGAAAACCTCCCTGTTACCCGATTAGACCCACATTTAGATGTTGAGGGCAAGAACCTGATTACTGTGTTCTAATTCCGACTCAAATTCTGGATATGAGTCTTTGCTGGACAGAACAACAATCTTAGGATTTGAGTTTGTACCGTTTTTTAGCTCTACAAATTCACCTAAACCTCTGACACCACTCTCGATTATCTCCTAAGAAACACACTCCGGGGCAGCAGGTTTGGCAACAAGGTCAAATCCGAGCGCCCGCGCCTTTTTCTTAAGGTTCTTGACCACTCGTTCTTGATCCTGCTGCTCATAAGTTTCCATGCCTGGATCGACAAACGCCTCGCCGGAAGTCCACAGGTGATAGAAGATGCGAGCGAGTTTGTGAGCCGTTGCCGTAATTGCTTTGGGTGCGCCAAGTCGCGCTTGCATCCGACGATGAAATGCACCCAAGGCAGAATGGGATCGCAC from Kovacikia minuta CCNUW1 carries:
- a CDS encoding HNH endonuclease; its protein translation is MPISDELKQAIRERAKYVCEYCHSLERLSANRFTVDHVIPKSLGGSDELDNLALACRRCNERRYNFVAGIDPDTQEIVPIFNPRKQKWEEHFVWLNQGVVIEGTTPIGRATCLRLDLNDTRYPENDSIRETRRFWIKTGLHPPADDPCKA
- a CDS encoding restriction endonuclease produces the protein MKRSASSVPTFDSMFIPTIQALQILGGSGTTEEIYDKVVQILNLPDKVLEIPHGSTSQSEVEYRLAWSRTYLKKYGLLQNSARGVWSLVSTSLNPDDLDAKEIVKAVRDTEKSKAVPSDPTTETVESIEALEELAWHQQLHKMLLTLEPSAFERLAQRLLRESGFIQVQVTGKSGDGGIDGVGIARINGFLSFHVLFQCKRYQGSVTAGQIRDFRGAMQGRTDKGLFITTGTFTRDAIKEATRDGAPPIDLIDGEQLVQRLKELGLGVKISVIESVEVDTDWFAKI
- a CDS encoding YgiT-type zinc finger protein, with translation MYGYKCEYCEGTVQPRTVKREAFKHRDGFVILEDVTIGVCDTCGNRYYSAEILHAVHAVATGAKTPERTEQIPVSHLESA
- a CDS encoding DUF4258 domain-containing protein, yielding MSRSDIDRIKEKIRLRQYDMTAHAMEEMAEDLLTIVDVEEAVLSGQVIRVEKDDPRGTKYVVVGTALDQQTPVGVVGRFASTGRYLIITVYEVTELEG
- a CDS encoding RipA family octameric membrane protein, whose amino-acid sequence is MSDEYSSKQSYSLFEHVLHEDTMFNDRLNFFLIFESVIMGIVGVLYQKSTPSLPIIRTLIVLAIILTFIWGYVQARQKWMLDCLTARSLKEMDDYRAIVEERKRGKWPIGNLALLAYVVPTVVVVLWLTLLFTLS